The Rhinopithecus roxellana isolate Shanxi Qingling chromosome 13, ASM756505v1, whole genome shotgun sequence genome contains a region encoding:
- the LOC115892656 gene encoding keratin-associated protein 22-1, which produces MSFYNNSHGGQGYAKGGLGCSYGCGHSGCGYACYCPWCYERSWFSGCF; this is translated from the coding sequence ATGAGCTTTTATAACAACTCCCATGGTGGCCAGGGCTATGCCAAAGGAGGCCTGGGCTGCAGCTATGGCTGTGGTCATAGTGGCTGTGGCTATGCCTGCTACTGCCCATGGTGCTATGAAAGATCTTGGTTTTCTGGCTGTTTCTGA